One window of Mesorhizobium loti R88b genomic DNA carries:
- a CDS encoding DUF3108 domain-containing protein, translating into MPRLSHALAIALAIALPSAASAASPQSFKGEYTVSFLGLSIARSTFSSHYENGAYAIDGTVKSAGLAKLFDDTRGTISSKGTISGKKLVPQAFRADYTSGKKVSAIDVRFTNGAVTSTQVIPAPGKRDPKAWVPLGAGDLASVLDPMAATVIHADSLDQVCGRTVKFYDGEMRADLKLTYDSKGTISVPGYKGDTITCRMGFEPVAGYRKGRKALNYLKNKSRMMVTFAPLGQTGVYAPIHATVGTQIGTLTISAGRFEAVQ; encoded by the coding sequence ATGCCTCGTTTGTCTCACGCGCTCGCTATCGCGCTTGCCATCGCCTTGCCGTCCGCCGCATCGGCGGCCTCGCCCCAGTCCTTCAAGGGCGAGTACACGGTGTCGTTCCTCGGTCTCTCGATCGCGAGGTCGACCTTCTCGAGCCATTACGAGAACGGCGCCTATGCGATCGACGGTACCGTCAAATCAGCGGGACTGGCCAAGCTGTTCGACGACACGCGAGGCACGATCTCATCCAAGGGCACAATTTCCGGGAAGAAGCTGGTGCCGCAGGCGTTCCGCGCCGATTACACCTCCGGCAAGAAGGTGTCCGCAATCGACGTCCGCTTCACAAATGGCGCGGTGACGTCAACGCAGGTCATCCCCGCCCCGGGCAAGCGCGACCCCAAGGCCTGGGTGCCGCTCGGCGCCGGCGACCTGGCGTCGGTGCTCGATCCAATGGCCGCGACCGTTATCCATGCCGACAGTCTCGATCAGGTGTGCGGCCGCACGGTGAAATTCTATGATGGCGAGATGCGCGCCGATCTGAAGCTGACCTATGATTCGAAAGGCACAATATCGGTGCCGGGCTACAAGGGCGACACCATCACCTGCCGGATGGGCTTCGAGCCGGTGGCGGGCTATCGCAAGGGGCGCAAGGCGCTCAACTATCTCAAGAACAAGAGCCGCATGATGGTGACGTTTGCACCGCTCGGCCAAACCGGCGTATATGCGCCGATCCACGCCACGGTCGGAACGCAGATCGGCACCTTGACCATCAGCGCCGGGCGTTTCGAAGCGGTACAATAG
- the rpmB gene encoding 50S ribosomal protein L28, with protein sequence MSRTCELTAKAVMTGNNVSHANNKTKRRFLPNLVNVTLISEALNQNVRLRISANALRSVEHRGGLDAFLAKADIKELSQRARLLKKQIAKKLAEQVAA encoded by the coding sequence ATGTCCCGCACCTGCGAACTCACTGCCAAGGCAGTTATGACCGGCAACAATGTGAGCCACGCCAACAACAAGACCAAGCGCCGCTTCCTGCCGAACCTCGTCAATGTGACGCTGATTTCGGAAGCGCTGAACCAGAATGTGCGCCTGCGCATCTCGGCCAACGCGCTGCGTTCGGTCGAACATCGCGGCGGCCTCGACGCTTTCCTGGCCAAGGCCGACATCAAGGAACTGTCGCAGCGCGCGCGTCTGCTGAAGAAGCAGATCGCCAAGAAGCTTGCCGAGCAGGTCGCTGCCTAA
- a CDS encoding queuosine precursor transporter, translating into MSSFSRYLPFVAAMALVVVASNILVQFPMQGQIGGLSLADLLTWGAFTYPFSFLVTDLANRRYGPAVARRIVFVGFMTAVVCSILVPPFLFRHGLIEFETAADRLVRIAAASGAAFLTAQLLDVTVFNRLRRQSWWRAPIIGTLVGSVFDTVVFFTVAFSAAFAFAGPNDSFALETAPLMGVFHVDAMRWVSWALGDLSVKLIIAVVALIPYRLVAARWSQPAVAV; encoded by the coding sequence ATGTCTTCCTTCTCGCGATATTTGCCCTTCGTGGCTGCCATGGCGCTTGTCGTCGTGGCATCGAACATCCTCGTGCAGTTCCCGATGCAGGGCCAGATCGGCGGCCTGTCGCTGGCCGACCTGCTCACCTGGGGCGCTTTCACCTATCCCTTCTCCTTCCTGGTCACCGACCTCGCCAACCGCCGCTACGGGCCTGCCGTGGCGCGCCGGATCGTCTTTGTCGGCTTCATGACGGCGGTGGTCTGCTCGATCCTTGTCCCGCCCTTCCTGTTTCGCCACGGCCTGATCGAATTCGAGACCGCGGCCGACCGGCTGGTGCGCATCGCGGCCGCTTCCGGTGCCGCCTTCCTGACCGCGCAGTTGCTCGACGTCACCGTGTTCAACCGTTTGCGCCGGCAGAGCTGGTGGCGGGCGCCGATCATCGGCACGCTGGTCGGATCGGTGTTCGACACCGTCGTGTTCTTCACCGTCGCCTTCTCGGCCGCTTTCGCTTTTGCGGGCCCGAACGACAGTTTTGCGCTTGAAACGGCGCCACTGATGGGCGTCTTCCATGTGGACGCGATGCGCTGGGTCTCGTGGGCGCTTGGCGATCTCTCGGTAAAGCTGATCATCGCCGTGGTCGCGCTCATCCCCTACCGGCTGGTCGCTGCCCGCTGGAGCCAGCCGGCGGTCGCGGTTTAG
- a CDS encoding SRPBCC family protein produces the protein MNQIAPGKDDPSVIHSTFTIERTYPQSPAKVFHAFADKATVRRWRVEGDGFTIAEFSFDFRVGGGEVSRFSYGGGPEIRLDAQFQDILADQRIVFSYRMAIGPQPMSASLTTIELTPSGEGTRLTYTEQGAFFDGVDSAKGREEGTRGLLEALAAELQKSK, from the coding sequence ATGAACCAGATCGCCCCCGGGAAAGACGATCCCTCCGTCATCCACTCGACCTTCACCATCGAACGGACCTATCCGCAATCGCCGGCCAAAGTCTTCCATGCCTTTGCCGACAAGGCGACGGTGCGGCGCTGGCGGGTCGAAGGTGATGGTTTCACCATCGCCGAATTCAGCTTCGATTTTCGCGTCGGCGGTGGCGAGGTTTCGCGCTTCAGCTATGGCGGCGGCCCGGAGATCAGGCTCGACGCCCAGTTCCAGGACATCCTTGCCGACCAGCGCATTGTGTTTTCCTACAGGATGGCAATCGGGCCGCAGCCGATGTCGGCATCACTGACCACGATTGAACTGACGCCTTCAGGCGAAGGCACGCGGCTGACCTATACCGAGCAGGGCGCCTTCTTCGATGGTGTCGATTCCGCCAAGGGGCGGGAAGAGGGGACACGCGGGCTGCTGGAAGCGCTTGCCGCGGAGCTCCAGAAGTCAAAGTAA
- a CDS encoding spermidine synthase, whose product MIPWVQLDSAKTPDGGQELRLKRRGAEFSIMLGTNELMNSRLSGSEQALAKLSCQKIADHRQPQILIGGLGMGFTLRAALAELGRDASIVIAELVPAVVAWARGPMAEVFGGCLDDPRVTIQETDVGQLIRSEPAAWDAILLDVDNGPEGIVHKGNDALYSLAGLVAARSALKPGGVLAVWSQGPDSGFVRRLKQAGFAVEEVNTRANGKRGARHVIWIATNGSRS is encoded by the coding sequence TTGATACCCTGGGTCCAGCTCGATTCGGCAAAGACCCCTGATGGCGGACAAGAGCTTCGCCTCAAGCGGCGTGGCGCTGAATTCTCGATCATGCTTGGCACCAACGAGCTGATGAACAGCCGCCTCAGCGGCTCCGAACAAGCGCTGGCGAAACTGTCCTGCCAGAAGATTGCGGACCATCGGCAGCCGCAGATCCTGATCGGCGGCCTTGGCATGGGGTTCACGCTGCGCGCGGCTTTGGCTGAACTCGGCAGGGACGCCAGCATTGTTATCGCTGAGTTGGTACCAGCAGTGGTCGCCTGGGCGCGCGGCCCGATGGCCGAGGTGTTCGGCGGTTGTCTCGACGATCCCCGCGTTACCATCCAGGAGACAGATGTCGGGCAGCTGATACGGTCTGAGCCCGCAGCCTGGGACGCGATCCTGCTCGATGTCGACAATGGCCCCGAAGGCATCGTCCACAAGGGCAATGACGCCCTCTACAGCCTGGCGGGCCTCGTTGCCGCGCGCAGCGCCCTCAAACCGGGCGGCGTGCTGGCGGTGTGGTCGCAGGGGCCGGACAGCGGCTTTGTCAGGCGGCTGAAGCAGGCGGGCTTTGCGGTCGAGGAGGTCAACACGCGCGCCAACGGCAAGCGCGGCGCGCGTCACGTCATCTGGATCGCCACCAACGGCTCACGGTCCTGA